The following are encoded together in the Arcticibacterium luteifluviistationis genome:
- a CDS encoding SusC/RagA family TonB-linked outer membrane protein, whose protein sequence is MKRFLQLKGVLALLLCGFITNAQTISGVVSSAEDGALPGVSVAVKGTTVGTISDFEGKFSLNVPSKESILVFSAIAFATQEMPVGNKTTFDVTLVSDNKLLNEVVVTALGITREKKSLGFSQQEISGEALTESRSNNVVNGLSGKVAGVRISSNGGPGSGSNIQIRGSSSVSGNNQPLIVINGVPMQQTTSNTYGGGISEVNPDNIKTMSVLKGPNAAALYGSRAANGVILITTKDGSSTKGIGVEYNANFTVERPFVKPDFQNTYGGGNGYRTWYADGWSGVIQPDAYDQYQAAYGNLVPGSTTGTSGTDESWGAPLDGRLTRQWWTGTDVAPLTPQPDNWEDFWQTGTTLTNSIALSGGNEDGNFRLSYSKLNQKGISAYNDYNRDNFTLSSGYNLTKWLKASFNADYIKTGGNRNYQSGQQFIWAHRDVDWEKISNWSDYVDTHIQKEGDTDPPNWQHTYFTNPFYTNELLPSTNDKDRLLGNISIQASITDDLSLMLRSGTDVWTDTRINISNFERTRNGNTSPGRFSETVFREQENNHDFLLSYDKMFSSDFSFVGQVGGAIRTNYYKYNYTYVGELVVDGIYNLSNGNPSQNTADSEIQESEVQSMYGSFQFGYLNSLFLDLTARNDWSSTLPNGNNSYFYPSASVSAVFTDLWDINSSVLSFGKLRASWAQVGNDADPYQLSQTFSASGSWDGSIPEYSENTEIANAFLKPEITTGIEIGADLRFFKSRLGLDVTYYDQTTKNQILGVEISKASGYNSRILNAGKVNNSGIEISLSGTAYESASGFKWDVLVNYAKNKNKVIELAEGLETYTLQERRGLTSIATIGEPYGTLYGIGFAKSPDGQIIYENGLPQTETTPQILGNIQPDWTGGFMNTFSYKNVTLTALIDARFGGDFFDEGTGTARWTGQYAETAIGREEGVIGEGVMNVGTDENPEYVPNTVMVAGNTLYGYNNPRRYHEAVVFDGTYVKLREMSLGYTFPSTFLEKMKIQNAKLSLVGRNVLMLFSNNPHIDPEVDSYGGNSQGFTYGQLPNSRSLGFNLSLGF, encoded by the coding sequence ATGAAAAGATTTTTACAATTAAAGGGAGTCCTGGCATTACTGCTATGCGGCTTTATCACAAACGCCCAGACCATTTCTGGCGTCGTTTCCTCAGCTGAGGACGGAGCTCTTCCAGGAGTTTCCGTTGCGGTAAAAGGTACCACAGTAGGTACTATTTCTGACTTTGAAGGAAAATTTTCTTTAAACGTTCCTTCTAAAGAATCAATTCTTGTTTTCAGTGCTATTGCATTTGCAACTCAAGAAATGCCAGTGGGCAACAAAACTACTTTTGACGTTACTTTAGTTTCTGACAACAAACTACTGAATGAAGTAGTAGTAACAGCACTAGGTATTACAAGAGAAAAGAAATCTCTTGGATTTTCTCAACAAGAGATTTCTGGAGAAGCCTTAACAGAGTCTAGATCGAATAACGTAGTAAACGGATTATCTGGTAAAGTAGCCGGTGTACGTATATCTAGCAACGGTGGTCCTGGTAGTGGCTCAAATATTCAAATTAGAGGTTCCTCTTCTGTATCTGGTAATAACCAGCCTTTGATAGTAATTAATGGCGTACCAATGCAACAAACCACTAGTAACACTTATGGTGGTGGTATTTCTGAGGTTAACCCAGATAATATTAAAACGATGTCTGTCCTAAAAGGACCAAACGCAGCAGCACTTTACGGCTCTAGAGCAGCAAATGGTGTTATCTTAATAACAACGAAAGACGGAAGTTCTACTAAAGGAATTGGTGTAGAATACAATGCAAACTTTACAGTAGAAAGACCTTTTGTTAAGCCAGATTTTCAAAACACTTATGGTGGAGGTAATGGTTATAGAACTTGGTATGCTGATGGTTGGAGTGGTGTAATACAGCCAGATGCTTATGACCAATACCAAGCTGCTTATGGCAACTTAGTACCAGGTTCAACTACAGGTACTTCTGGTACTGATGAAAGCTGGGGTGCTCCTTTAGACGGAAGACTTACAAGACAATGGTGGACAGGTACAGACGTGGCTCCTTTGACTCCACAACCAGACAACTGGGAAGACTTCTGGCAAACTGGTACTACGCTTACAAATAGTATAGCTCTTTCTGGTGGAAATGAAGACGGTAACTTCAGATTATCTTATAGCAAGTTAAACCAAAAAGGTATTTCAGCTTATAATGATTATAACAGAGACAACTTCACTTTATCTTCTGGATACAATTTGACCAAATGGTTAAAAGCAAGCTTCAATGCTGATTACATCAAAACTGGTGGTAATAGAAACTATCAGTCTGGACAGCAGTTTATTTGGGCACACCGTGATGTAGATTGGGAGAAAATCTCAAATTGGTCAGACTATGTAGATACACATATCCAAAAAGAAGGAGATACTGACCCACCAAACTGGCAACACACGTATTTCACTAACCCATTCTATACGAACGAGCTTTTACCTTCTACAAACGACAAAGATCGTCTATTAGGAAACATCTCTATTCAAGCAAGTATTACAGACGACCTAAGTTTAATGCTAAGGTCTGGTACTGACGTATGGACTGATACTAGAATCAACATTTCTAACTTCGAGCGTACTAGAAACGGGAACACATCTCCTGGTAGATTCTCAGAAACTGTATTTAGAGAGCAAGAAAACAACCATGACTTCCTTTTGTCTTATGATAAAATGTTTTCAAGTGACTTCTCTTTTGTAGGACAAGTAGGTGGTGCTATAAGAACTAATTACTACAAGTATAATTATACTTATGTAGGTGAATTAGTAGTGGATGGTATTTACAACCTTTCAAATGGTAACCCAAGTCAAAACACGGCAGACAGTGAAATTCAAGAATCTGAAGTACAAAGTATGTACGGTTCATTCCAATTTGGATATTTAAACTCCTTATTCTTAGACTTAACCGCTAGAAATGACTGGTCAAGTACACTTCCAAACGGAAACAACTCTTACTTCTACCCGTCTGCTTCTGTTAGTGCTGTATTTACAGACCTATGGGATATAAACAGCTCGGTACTTTCTTTTGGTAAATTAAGAGCAAGTTGGGCTCAGGTAGGAAACGATGCTGACCCATATCAGTTAAGCCAGACATTCTCGGCTTCAGGTTCTTGGGATGGTTCTATTCCAGAATACTCTGAGAATACAGAAATAGCGAATGCTTTTTTAAAGCCAGAGATAACTACTGGTATTGAGATTGGTGCAGATTTAAGATTCTTCAAAAGCAGATTAGGCTTAGATGTAACTTACTATGACCAAACTACTAAGAATCAAATCTTAGGTGTTGAAATCTCTAAAGCAAGTGGATACAATTCTAGAATCCTTAATGCTGGTAAAGTAAATAACAGCGGTATCGAAATTAGCCTTAGCGGAACAGCATATGAGTCTGCTTCTGGTTTCAAGTGGGATGTTTTAGTAAACTATGCTAAAAACAAAAACAAAGTAATAGAACTTGCAGAAGGACTTGAGACTTATACATTACAAGAGCGTAGAGGTCTTACATCTATTGCAACTATTGGTGAGCCTTATGGAACACTATATGGTATTGGTTTTGCTAAAAGCCCTGACGGACAAATCATTTATGAAAATGGATTACCTCAGACAGAAACAACTCCTCAGATTTTAGGAAACATTCAGCCCGACTGGACTGGTGGATTCATGAATACCTTCAGCTATAAGAATGTAACGTTAACGGCTCTTATTGATGCTAGATTTGGTGGTGACTTCTTTGATGAAGGAACAGGAACTGCAAGATGGACAGGACAGTATGCTGAAACGGCAATCGGTCGTGAAGAAGGGGTTATTGGTGAAGGTGTGATGAATGTAGGTACTGATGAAAACCCAGAATATGTACCTAATACCGTAATGGTAGCAGGAAATACGCTTTACGGTTATAACAACCCTAGAAGGTATCACGAAGCCGTAGTGTTTGATGGTACTTATGTAAAGTTGAGAGAAATGTCTTTAGGCTATACGTTCCCTTCAACATTCTTAGAGAAAATGAAGATTCAAAATGCCAAACTTTCATTAGTTGGTAGAAATGTTCTAATGCTCTTCTCTAACAATCCTCATATCGACCCAGAAGTTGACTCTTATGGCGGTAACTCTCAAGGCTTTACTTACGGACAATTGCCTAATTCAAGAAGCTTAGGCTTCAACCTTTCTCTAGGCTTTTAA
- a CDS encoding CvfB family protein, producing the protein MLKVGQLNKLEVLRGTSVGFYLGDDENNDVLLPHKYIPENLNVGDEVEVFLYRDSEDRIIATTIEPLIKLNQFACLQVTADTRIGAFLDWGLEKDLFVPFREQNQKLKEGDYTVVYLYLDEETDRLVGSCRLNRHFEFENIGLKEGEEVDLLILDKTDLGYNVAVNHKYRGLIYENEIFQRVAWGDTTKGFVKVVREDGKIDITLRKQGFENINEPNAQKILDTLKANDGSLELSDKSDSADIQGRLEMSKKAFKRAIGSLYKQKLIVIEPEGISLVQKETE; encoded by the coding sequence ATGCTAAAAGTAGGTCAATTAAATAAGTTAGAGGTTTTAAGGGGTACATCTGTCGGTTTTTACCTTGGAGACGACGAAAATAACGATGTATTATTACCTCATAAATACATTCCAGAAAACCTTAATGTAGGTGATGAGGTGGAGGTTTTTCTATACCGTGATTCGGAAGATAGGATTATTGCAACCACTATAGAGCCACTTATAAAGCTTAATCAGTTTGCGTGCCTTCAGGTGACTGCTGATACCAGAATAGGAGCTTTCCTAGACTGGGGTTTAGAAAAAGACCTTTTTGTTCCTTTCAGGGAGCAAAATCAAAAATTAAAAGAAGGCGACTATACGGTAGTCTACCTTTATTTAGATGAAGAGACTGATAGGCTAGTAGGATCATGCCGACTGAATAGACACTTTGAGTTTGAGAATATTGGACTTAAAGAAGGGGAGGAGGTTGACCTTTTGATTTTGGATAAAACAGACTTGGGTTATAATGTAGCTGTCAATCATAAATACCGTGGACTAATTTACGAAAACGAGATTTTCCAAAGAGTAGCTTGGGGAGATACAACTAAAGGATTTGTAAAGGTTGTTCGTGAAGATGGGAAAATTGACATTACATTACGAAAGCAAGGTTTTGAAAACATCAACGAACCAAACGCACAAAAAATACTAGATACACTTAAAGCCAATGATGGCAGTCTAGAACTTTCAGATAAATCTGATTCTGCAGATATTCAAGGCAGATTAGAGATGAGTAAAAAAGCCTTCAAAAGGGCTATTGGAAGTTTATATAAGCAAAAGCTTATTGTTATTGAACCGGAAGGGATAAGCTTGGTTCAGAAGGAAACCGAATAA
- the lysS gene encoding lysine--tRNA ligase gives MLLNEQEILRRQKREELMGMGINPYPPELFEINATSAEIKADFDAEKGNFKEVSLAGRLMSVRGKGSAAFAELQDSSGRIQVYFRRDDICPDEDKTMYNIVFKKLLDIGDILGIQGYAFVTQVGEISIHVTSFKILNKALKPLPIVKRDKDGNVHDGFTDPELRYRQRYVDLIVNPEVKDIFIKRAKIISTMRSIFDEKGWLEVETPILQPIHGGAAAQPFKTHHNSLDMPLYMRIANELYLKRLIVGGFDGVYEFGKMFRNEGMDRTHNPEFTALEFYVAYKDYEWMMDMTETILEKVAIAVHGKTSFPVGENEINFAGPFERLSILGSIEKYTGVDLTDLSEEETRGYCKQWGIEIDDSMGKAKLIDEIFGEKVEAHLIQPTFIIDYPVEMSPLTKKHRSKEGLVERFELFVNGKELANAYTELNDPIDQKERFEDQLKLAARGDEEAMAMDDDFLRSLEYGMPPTSGIGIGIDRLTMFLTNNSSIQEVLFFPQMRPEKKIMAATVADYVAVGVPEVWIPALQKMGFFTIEALKEANPNKVFNDLGGMRKKLKIEAKLPSKEEIENWVS, from the coding sequence ATGTTACTGAACGAGCAAGAAATCCTTAGAAGACAAAAGAGAGAAGAGTTAATGGGAATGGGTATCAATCCGTACCCACCTGAGCTTTTTGAAATCAACGCAACTTCAGCCGAAATAAAGGCCGATTTTGACGCAGAAAAAGGAAACTTTAAAGAAGTAAGCCTTGCTGGTAGACTCATGAGTGTTCGTGGCAAAGGAAGTGCCGCTTTTGCGGAGCTTCAGGATAGCTCTGGAAGAATCCAGGTTTATTTTAGAAGAGATGACATTTGCCCTGATGAAGACAAAACGATGTACAACATTGTTTTCAAAAAGCTTCTGGACATTGGTGACATTCTTGGAATTCAGGGATATGCCTTTGTAACGCAAGTGGGAGAAATTTCTATTCACGTAACATCTTTCAAAATACTTAACAAAGCTCTCAAACCTCTTCCTATAGTAAAGCGAGATAAAGACGGCAATGTACACGATGGATTTACAGACCCTGAGTTAAGATATCGTCAGCGTTATGTTGACCTTATTGTAAATCCTGAGGTTAAAGACATCTTTATAAAGAGAGCAAAGATTATCTCTACCATGAGAAGTATCTTTGATGAAAAAGGCTGGCTAGAAGTAGAAACGCCAATTTTACAACCCATACATGGTGGTGCTGCCGCACAACCTTTTAAAACGCACCATAACTCATTAGATATGCCTCTCTATATGAGAATAGCCAATGAGCTTTATTTGAAAAGATTGATTGTTGGTGGCTTTGATGGTGTTTATGAGTTTGGTAAAATGTTCAGAAATGAAGGCATGGACCGTACCCATAATCCAGAATTTACTGCCTTAGAATTCTACGTAGCATATAAAGACTACGAATGGATGATGGACATGACTGAAACCATTCTTGAAAAAGTGGCCATAGCCGTACATGGTAAAACGTCTTTCCCAGTAGGTGAAAACGAAATTAACTTTGCAGGACCTTTTGAAAGATTAAGCATCTTAGGTTCTATTGAAAAGTATACGGGTGTGGATTTGACAGACCTTTCTGAAGAAGAGACACGCGGATACTGTAAGCAGTGGGGTATCGAGATTGACGACTCTATGGGTAAGGCTAAGTTAATTGACGAAATATTTGGCGAAAAAGTAGAGGCTCATTTAATACAGCCTACTTTCATTATTGACTATCCAGTAGAAATGTCTCCTTTGACTAAAAAGCATAGGAGTAAAGAAGGTTTAGTAGAGCGTTTTGAGCTATTTGTTAATGGTAAAGAGTTAGCCAATGCTTATACCGAGCTTAATGACCCTATTGACCAAAAAGAGCGTTTTGAAGACCAGCTTAAACTAGCTGCAAGAGGAGACGAGGAAGCCATGGCTATGGATGACGACTTCTTAAGGTCTTTAGAATACGGAATGCCGCCTACATCAGGCATCGGTATCGGAATTGACAGGTTGACCATGTTTTTAACGAACAATAGCAGCATCCAAGAAGTATTGTTCTTCCCGCAAATGCGTCCTGAGAAAAAAATTATGGCTGCCACAGTAGCTGATTATGTCGCAGTTGGCGTTCCTGAAGTTTGGATACCTGCTTTGCAAAAAATGGGTTTCTTCACAATTGAGGCTTTAAAAGAGGCCAACCCAAATAAAGTCTTCAATGATTTAGGCGGAATGCGTAAAAAACTTAAAATAGAGGCAAAACTACCTTCAAAGGAGGAAATAGAAAACTGGGTCTCATAA